Proteins encoded within one genomic window of Panicum virgatum strain AP13 chromosome 1N, P.virgatum_v5, whole genome shotgun sequence:
- the LOC120655381 gene encoding transcription factor bHLH68-like isoform X1, with protein sequence MDRGLVHKSSPLVGEMGEAGHGWWSVNNLRPHFEQHHHPSLFMPSTTTATAAAPAPSSSSPLHSFSSLLLSNHYPLPTTSTSTWQQHDTSSSTTSHGQQGLAGQQDSWSQQLVQGGLAIIGEERYKEGQMLFPTTICSEAAGGSGSYLYSAAATASHGSSTSEEVQLPWGSVHQHHKALQQKAASSPRSSSITSTTFLGSNMLEFSNNCSSSPRECISTASGSAFKKARTQEPSPAQSTVKVRKEKLGDRITALHQLVSPFGKTDTASVLLEAIGYIRFLHSQIEALSSPYVGGSNGSGGGSKQKLHEASVHGERHIIFPEDPGQLLHDSALKKRGQPEPVLLDHDGSCEEGKDLRSRGLCLVPVSCTLAVGVDVVASPADYWAAAVPAFGMGFGG encoded by the exons ATGGATAGGGGACTCGTCCACAAATCATCTCCTCTAGTGGGCGAGATGGGGGAGGCAGGCCATGGATGGTGGAGCGTGAATAATTTGAGGCCCCACTTTGAGCAGCACCACCATCCTTCTCTTTTCATGccgtccaccaccaccgccaccgcagcAGCACCAGCGCCGTCTTCTTCGTCCCCTCTCCATTCCTTCTCCTCGCTGCTGCTCTCGAATCACTACCCGCTGCCTACTACCAGCACGTCGACGTGGCAGCAGCATgacaccagcagcagcaccaccagccACGGTCAGCAGGGGCTCGCCGGCCAGCAGGATTCATGGAGCCAGCAGCTCGTACA AGGGGGATTGGCCATTATTGGGGAAGAGAGGTACAAGGAAGGGCAGATGCTGTTTCCAACTACAATTTGTTCAGAAGCTGCTGGAGGGAGCGGCAGCTACCtctacagcgccgccgccacggctaGCCATGGTAGCAGCACAAGCGAAGAGGTCCAATTGCCATGGGGAAGCGTCCACCAGCACCACAAGGCTCTGCAGCAGAAAGCAGCTTCCTCTCCGAGGTCTTCTTCCATAACGTCGACGACCTTCCTTGGGAGCAACATGCTGGAGTTCTCCAACAACTGCAGCAGTTCACCACGTGAG TGCATCAGCACAGCATCTGGATCAGCTTTCAAGAAGGCTAGGACCCAAGAACCCTCCCCGGCTCAATCTACTGTGAAg GTGAGGAAGGAGAAGCTAGGGGATCGAATAACTGCTCTTCACCAGCTTGTCTCTCCGTTTGGAAAG ACTGACACAGCGTCTGTACTCCTTGAAGCCATTGGGTACATCAGATTCCTTCATAGTCAAATTGAG GCTCTGAGCTCGCCGTACGTGGGCGGCAGCAACGGCAGTGGGGGTGGCTCCAAGCAGAAGCTCCACGAGGCCAGT GTGCACGGAGAAAGGCACATAATATTTCCAGAAGACCCTGGCCAG CTCCTGCATGACAGTGCACTAAAAAAACGAGGACAGCCTGAGCCGGTACTACTCGATCAT GATGGAAGCTGTGAAGAAGGGAAGGATCTGAGGAGCAGGGGTCTATGCCTTGTCCCAGTGAGCTGCACGCTGGCCGTCGGAGTGGATGTGGTCGCCAGCCCAGCGGACTACTGGGCAGCAGCTGTGCCGGCTTTCGGCATGGGGTTTGGCGGGTAG
- the LOC120655381 gene encoding transcription factor bHLH68-like isoform X13, whose product MDRGLVHKSSPLVGEMGEAGHGWWSVNNLRPHFEQHHHPSLFMPSTTTATAAAPAPSSSSPLHSFSSLLLSNHYPLPTTSTSTWQQHDTSSSTTSHGQQGLAGQQDSWSQQLVQGGLAIIGEERYKEGQMLFPTTICSEAAGGSGSYLYSAAATASHGSSTSEEVQLPWGSVHQHHKALQQKAASSPRSSSITSTTFLGSNMLEFSNNCSSSPRECISTASGSAFKKARTQEPSPAQSTVKVRKEKLGDRITALHQLVSPFGKLLHDSALKKRGQPEPDGSCEEGKDLRSRGLCLVPVSCTLAVGVDVVASPADYWAAAVPAFGMGFGG is encoded by the exons ATGGATAGGGGACTCGTCCACAAATCATCTCCTCTAGTGGGCGAGATGGGGGAGGCAGGCCATGGATGGTGGAGCGTGAATAATTTGAGGCCCCACTTTGAGCAGCACCACCATCCTTCTCTTTTCATGccgtccaccaccaccgccaccgcagcAGCACCAGCGCCGTCTTCTTCGTCCCCTCTCCATTCCTTCTCCTCGCTGCTGCTCTCGAATCACTACCCGCTGCCTACTACCAGCACGTCGACGTGGCAGCAGCATgacaccagcagcagcaccaccagccACGGTCAGCAGGGGCTCGCCGGCCAGCAGGATTCATGGAGCCAGCAGCTCGTACA AGGGGGATTGGCCATTATTGGGGAAGAGAGGTACAAGGAAGGGCAGATGCTGTTTCCAACTACAATTTGTTCAGAAGCTGCTGGAGGGAGCGGCAGCTACCtctacagcgccgccgccacggctaGCCATGGTAGCAGCACAAGCGAAGAGGTCCAATTGCCATGGGGAAGCGTCCACCAGCACCACAAGGCTCTGCAGCAGAAAGCAGCTTCCTCTCCGAGGTCTTCTTCCATAACGTCGACGACCTTCCTTGGGAGCAACATGCTGGAGTTCTCCAACAACTGCAGCAGTTCACCACGTGAG TGCATCAGCACAGCATCTGGATCAGCTTTCAAGAAGGCTAGGACCCAAGAACCCTCCCCGGCTCAATCTACTGTGAAg GTGAGGAAGGAGAAGCTAGGGGATCGAATAACTGCTCTTCACCAGCTTGTCTCTCCGTTTGGAAAG CTCCTGCATGACAGTGCACTAAAAAAACGAGGACAGCCTGAGCCG GATGGAAGCTGTGAAGAAGGGAAGGATCTGAGGAGCAGGGGTCTATGCCTTGTCCCAGTGAGCTGCACGCTGGCCGTCGGAGTGGATGTGGTCGCCAGCCCAGCGGACTACTGGGCAGCAGCTGTGCCGGCTTTCGGCATGGGGTTTGGCGGGTAG
- the LOC120655381 gene encoding transcription factor bHLH68-like isoform X5: MDRGLVHKSSPLVGEMGEAGHGWWSVNNLRPHFEQHHHPSLFMPSTTTATAAAPAPSSSSPLHSFSSLLLSNHYPLPTTSTSTWQQHDTSSSTTSHGQQGLAGQQDSWSQQLVQGGLAIIGEERYKEGQMLFPTTICSEAAGGSGSYLYSAAATASHGSSTSEEVQLPWGSVHQHHKALQQKAASSPRSSSITSTTFLGSNMLEFSNNCSSSPRECISTASGSAFKKARTQEPSPAQSTVKVRKEKLGDRITALHQLVSPFGKTDTASVLLEAIGYIRFLHSQIEVHGERHIIFPEDPGQLLHDSALKKRGQPEPVLLDHDGSCEEGKDLRSRGLCLVPVSCTLAVGVDVVASPADYWAAAVPAFGMGFGG; the protein is encoded by the exons ATGGATAGGGGACTCGTCCACAAATCATCTCCTCTAGTGGGCGAGATGGGGGAGGCAGGCCATGGATGGTGGAGCGTGAATAATTTGAGGCCCCACTTTGAGCAGCACCACCATCCTTCTCTTTTCATGccgtccaccaccaccgccaccgcagcAGCACCAGCGCCGTCTTCTTCGTCCCCTCTCCATTCCTTCTCCTCGCTGCTGCTCTCGAATCACTACCCGCTGCCTACTACCAGCACGTCGACGTGGCAGCAGCATgacaccagcagcagcaccaccagccACGGTCAGCAGGGGCTCGCCGGCCAGCAGGATTCATGGAGCCAGCAGCTCGTACA AGGGGGATTGGCCATTATTGGGGAAGAGAGGTACAAGGAAGGGCAGATGCTGTTTCCAACTACAATTTGTTCAGAAGCTGCTGGAGGGAGCGGCAGCTACCtctacagcgccgccgccacggctaGCCATGGTAGCAGCACAAGCGAAGAGGTCCAATTGCCATGGGGAAGCGTCCACCAGCACCACAAGGCTCTGCAGCAGAAAGCAGCTTCCTCTCCGAGGTCTTCTTCCATAACGTCGACGACCTTCCTTGGGAGCAACATGCTGGAGTTCTCCAACAACTGCAGCAGTTCACCACGTGAG TGCATCAGCACAGCATCTGGATCAGCTTTCAAGAAGGCTAGGACCCAAGAACCCTCCCCGGCTCAATCTACTGTGAAg GTGAGGAAGGAGAAGCTAGGGGATCGAATAACTGCTCTTCACCAGCTTGTCTCTCCGTTTGGAAAG ACTGACACAGCGTCTGTACTCCTTGAAGCCATTGGGTACATCAGATTCCTTCATAGTCAAATTGAG GTGCACGGAGAAAGGCACATAATATTTCCAGAAGACCCTGGCCAG CTCCTGCATGACAGTGCACTAAAAAAACGAGGACAGCCTGAGCCGGTACTACTCGATCAT GATGGAAGCTGTGAAGAAGGGAAGGATCTGAGGAGCAGGGGTCTATGCCTTGTCCCAGTGAGCTGCACGCTGGCCGTCGGAGTGGATGTGGTCGCCAGCCCAGCGGACTACTGGGCAGCAGCTGTGCCGGCTTTCGGCATGGGGTTTGGCGGGTAG
- the LOC120655381 gene encoding transcription factor bHLH68-like isoform X3, translating into MDRGLVHKSSPLVGEMGEAGHGWWSVNNLRPHFEQHHHPSLFMPSTTTATAAAPAPSSSSPLHSFSSLLLSNHYPLPTTSTSTWQQHDTSSSTTSHGQQGLAGQQDSWSQQLVQGGLAIIGEERYKEGQMLFPTTICSEAAGGSGSYLYSAAATASHGSSTSEEVQLPWGSVHQHHKALQQKAASSPRSSSITSTTFLGSNMLEFSNNCSSSPRECISTASGSAFKKARTQEPSPAQSTVKVRKEKLGDRITALHQLVSPFGKTDTASVLLEAIGYIRFLHSQIEALSSPYVGGSNGSGGGSKQKLHEASLLHDSALKKRGQPEPVLLDHDGSCEEGKDLRSRGLCLVPVSCTLAVGVDVVASPADYWAAAVPAFGMGFGG; encoded by the exons ATGGATAGGGGACTCGTCCACAAATCATCTCCTCTAGTGGGCGAGATGGGGGAGGCAGGCCATGGATGGTGGAGCGTGAATAATTTGAGGCCCCACTTTGAGCAGCACCACCATCCTTCTCTTTTCATGccgtccaccaccaccgccaccgcagcAGCACCAGCGCCGTCTTCTTCGTCCCCTCTCCATTCCTTCTCCTCGCTGCTGCTCTCGAATCACTACCCGCTGCCTACTACCAGCACGTCGACGTGGCAGCAGCATgacaccagcagcagcaccaccagccACGGTCAGCAGGGGCTCGCCGGCCAGCAGGATTCATGGAGCCAGCAGCTCGTACA AGGGGGATTGGCCATTATTGGGGAAGAGAGGTACAAGGAAGGGCAGATGCTGTTTCCAACTACAATTTGTTCAGAAGCTGCTGGAGGGAGCGGCAGCTACCtctacagcgccgccgccacggctaGCCATGGTAGCAGCACAAGCGAAGAGGTCCAATTGCCATGGGGAAGCGTCCACCAGCACCACAAGGCTCTGCAGCAGAAAGCAGCTTCCTCTCCGAGGTCTTCTTCCATAACGTCGACGACCTTCCTTGGGAGCAACATGCTGGAGTTCTCCAACAACTGCAGCAGTTCACCACGTGAG TGCATCAGCACAGCATCTGGATCAGCTTTCAAGAAGGCTAGGACCCAAGAACCCTCCCCGGCTCAATCTACTGTGAAg GTGAGGAAGGAGAAGCTAGGGGATCGAATAACTGCTCTTCACCAGCTTGTCTCTCCGTTTGGAAAG ACTGACACAGCGTCTGTACTCCTTGAAGCCATTGGGTACATCAGATTCCTTCATAGTCAAATTGAG GCTCTGAGCTCGCCGTACGTGGGCGGCAGCAACGGCAGTGGGGGTGGCTCCAAGCAGAAGCTCCACGAGGCCAGT CTCCTGCATGACAGTGCACTAAAAAAACGAGGACAGCCTGAGCCGGTACTACTCGATCAT GATGGAAGCTGTGAAGAAGGGAAGGATCTGAGGAGCAGGGGTCTATGCCTTGTCCCAGTGAGCTGCACGCTGGCCGTCGGAGTGGATGTGGTCGCCAGCCCAGCGGACTACTGGGCAGCAGCTGTGCCGGCTTTCGGCATGGGGTTTGGCGGGTAG
- the LOC120655381 gene encoding transcription factor bHLH68-like isoform X9: MDRGLVHKSSPLVGEMGEAGHGWWSVNNLRPHFEQHHHPSLFMPSTTTATAAAPAPSSSSPLHSFSSLLLSNHYPLPTTSTSTWQQHDTSSSTTSHGQQGLAGQQDSWSQQLVQGGLAIIGEERYKEGQMLFPTTICSEAAGGSGSYLYSAAATASHGSSTSEEVQLPWGSVHQHHKALQQKAASSPRSSSITSTTFLGSNMLEFSNNCSSSPRECISTASGSAFKKARTQEPSPAQSTVKVRKEKLGDRITALHQLVSPFGKTDTASVLLEAIGYIRFLHSQIELLHDSALKKRGQPEPDGSCEEGKDLRSRGLCLVPVSCTLAVGVDVVASPADYWAAAVPAFGMGFGG; the protein is encoded by the exons ATGGATAGGGGACTCGTCCACAAATCATCTCCTCTAGTGGGCGAGATGGGGGAGGCAGGCCATGGATGGTGGAGCGTGAATAATTTGAGGCCCCACTTTGAGCAGCACCACCATCCTTCTCTTTTCATGccgtccaccaccaccgccaccgcagcAGCACCAGCGCCGTCTTCTTCGTCCCCTCTCCATTCCTTCTCCTCGCTGCTGCTCTCGAATCACTACCCGCTGCCTACTACCAGCACGTCGACGTGGCAGCAGCATgacaccagcagcagcaccaccagccACGGTCAGCAGGGGCTCGCCGGCCAGCAGGATTCATGGAGCCAGCAGCTCGTACA AGGGGGATTGGCCATTATTGGGGAAGAGAGGTACAAGGAAGGGCAGATGCTGTTTCCAACTACAATTTGTTCAGAAGCTGCTGGAGGGAGCGGCAGCTACCtctacagcgccgccgccacggctaGCCATGGTAGCAGCACAAGCGAAGAGGTCCAATTGCCATGGGGAAGCGTCCACCAGCACCACAAGGCTCTGCAGCAGAAAGCAGCTTCCTCTCCGAGGTCTTCTTCCATAACGTCGACGACCTTCCTTGGGAGCAACATGCTGGAGTTCTCCAACAACTGCAGCAGTTCACCACGTGAG TGCATCAGCACAGCATCTGGATCAGCTTTCAAGAAGGCTAGGACCCAAGAACCCTCCCCGGCTCAATCTACTGTGAAg GTGAGGAAGGAGAAGCTAGGGGATCGAATAACTGCTCTTCACCAGCTTGTCTCTCCGTTTGGAAAG ACTGACACAGCGTCTGTACTCCTTGAAGCCATTGGGTACATCAGATTCCTTCATAGTCAAATTGAG CTCCTGCATGACAGTGCACTAAAAAAACGAGGACAGCCTGAGCCG GATGGAAGCTGTGAAGAAGGGAAGGATCTGAGGAGCAGGGGTCTATGCCTTGTCCCAGTGAGCTGCACGCTGGCCGTCGGAGTGGATGTGGTCGCCAGCCCAGCGGACTACTGGGCAGCAGCTGTGCCGGCTTTCGGCATGGGGTTTGGCGGGTAG
- the LOC120655381 gene encoding transcription factor bHLH68-like isoform X4: protein MDRGLVHKSSPLVGEMGEAGHGWWSVNNLRPHFEQHHHPSLFMPSTTTATAAAPAPSSSSPLHSFSSLLLSNHYPLPTTSTSTWQQHDTSSSTTSHGQQGLAGQQDSWSQQLVQGGLAIIGEERYKEGQMLFPTTICSEAAGGSGSYLYSAAATASHGSSTSEEVQLPWGSVHQHHKALQQKAASSPRSSSITSTTFLGSNMLEFSNNCSSSPRECISTASGSAFKKARTQEPSPAQSTVKVRKEKLGDRITALHQLVSPFGKTDTASVLLEAIGYIRFLHSQIEALSSPYVGGSNGSGGGSKQKLHEASLLHDSALKKRGQPEPDGSCEEGKDLRSRGLCLVPVSCTLAVGVDVVASPADYWAAAVPAFGMGFGG from the exons ATGGATAGGGGACTCGTCCACAAATCATCTCCTCTAGTGGGCGAGATGGGGGAGGCAGGCCATGGATGGTGGAGCGTGAATAATTTGAGGCCCCACTTTGAGCAGCACCACCATCCTTCTCTTTTCATGccgtccaccaccaccgccaccgcagcAGCACCAGCGCCGTCTTCTTCGTCCCCTCTCCATTCCTTCTCCTCGCTGCTGCTCTCGAATCACTACCCGCTGCCTACTACCAGCACGTCGACGTGGCAGCAGCATgacaccagcagcagcaccaccagccACGGTCAGCAGGGGCTCGCCGGCCAGCAGGATTCATGGAGCCAGCAGCTCGTACA AGGGGGATTGGCCATTATTGGGGAAGAGAGGTACAAGGAAGGGCAGATGCTGTTTCCAACTACAATTTGTTCAGAAGCTGCTGGAGGGAGCGGCAGCTACCtctacagcgccgccgccacggctaGCCATGGTAGCAGCACAAGCGAAGAGGTCCAATTGCCATGGGGAAGCGTCCACCAGCACCACAAGGCTCTGCAGCAGAAAGCAGCTTCCTCTCCGAGGTCTTCTTCCATAACGTCGACGACCTTCCTTGGGAGCAACATGCTGGAGTTCTCCAACAACTGCAGCAGTTCACCACGTGAG TGCATCAGCACAGCATCTGGATCAGCTTTCAAGAAGGCTAGGACCCAAGAACCCTCCCCGGCTCAATCTACTGTGAAg GTGAGGAAGGAGAAGCTAGGGGATCGAATAACTGCTCTTCACCAGCTTGTCTCTCCGTTTGGAAAG ACTGACACAGCGTCTGTACTCCTTGAAGCCATTGGGTACATCAGATTCCTTCATAGTCAAATTGAG GCTCTGAGCTCGCCGTACGTGGGCGGCAGCAACGGCAGTGGGGGTGGCTCCAAGCAGAAGCTCCACGAGGCCAGT CTCCTGCATGACAGTGCACTAAAAAAACGAGGACAGCCTGAGCCG GATGGAAGCTGTGAAGAAGGGAAGGATCTGAGGAGCAGGGGTCTATGCCTTGTCCCAGTGAGCTGCACGCTGGCCGTCGGAGTGGATGTGGTCGCCAGCCCAGCGGACTACTGGGCAGCAGCTGTGCCGGCTTTCGGCATGGGGTTTGGCGGGTAG
- the LOC120655381 gene encoding transcription factor bHLH68-like isoform X11: protein MDRGLVHKSSPLVGEMGEAGHGWWSVNNLRPHFEQHHHPSLFMPSTTTATAAAPAPSSSSPLHSFSSLLLSNHYPLPTTSTSTWQQHDTSSSTTSHGQQGLAGQQDSWSQQLVQGGLAIIGEERYKEGQMLFPTTICSEAAGGSGSYLYSAAATASHGSSTSEEVQLPWGSVHQHHKALQQKAASSPRSSSITSTTFLGSNMLEFSNNCSSSPRECISTASGSAFKKARTQEPSPAQSTVKVRKEKLGDRITALHQLVSPFGKLLHDSALKKRGQPEPVLLDHDGSCEEGKDLRSRGLCLVPVSCTLAVGVDVVASPADYWAAAVPAFGMGFGG, encoded by the exons ATGGATAGGGGACTCGTCCACAAATCATCTCCTCTAGTGGGCGAGATGGGGGAGGCAGGCCATGGATGGTGGAGCGTGAATAATTTGAGGCCCCACTTTGAGCAGCACCACCATCCTTCTCTTTTCATGccgtccaccaccaccgccaccgcagcAGCACCAGCGCCGTCTTCTTCGTCCCCTCTCCATTCCTTCTCCTCGCTGCTGCTCTCGAATCACTACCCGCTGCCTACTACCAGCACGTCGACGTGGCAGCAGCATgacaccagcagcagcaccaccagccACGGTCAGCAGGGGCTCGCCGGCCAGCAGGATTCATGGAGCCAGCAGCTCGTACA AGGGGGATTGGCCATTATTGGGGAAGAGAGGTACAAGGAAGGGCAGATGCTGTTTCCAACTACAATTTGTTCAGAAGCTGCTGGAGGGAGCGGCAGCTACCtctacagcgccgccgccacggctaGCCATGGTAGCAGCACAAGCGAAGAGGTCCAATTGCCATGGGGAAGCGTCCACCAGCACCACAAGGCTCTGCAGCAGAAAGCAGCTTCCTCTCCGAGGTCTTCTTCCATAACGTCGACGACCTTCCTTGGGAGCAACATGCTGGAGTTCTCCAACAACTGCAGCAGTTCACCACGTGAG TGCATCAGCACAGCATCTGGATCAGCTTTCAAGAAGGCTAGGACCCAAGAACCCTCCCCGGCTCAATCTACTGTGAAg GTGAGGAAGGAGAAGCTAGGGGATCGAATAACTGCTCTTCACCAGCTTGTCTCTCCGTTTGGAAAG CTCCTGCATGACAGTGCACTAAAAAAACGAGGACAGCCTGAGCCGGTACTACTCGATCAT GATGGAAGCTGTGAAGAAGGGAAGGATCTGAGGAGCAGGGGTCTATGCCTTGTCCCAGTGAGCTGCACGCTGGCCGTCGGAGTGGATGTGGTCGCCAGCCCAGCGGACTACTGGGCAGCAGCTGTGCCGGCTTTCGGCATGGGGTTTGGCGGGTAG
- the LOC120655381 gene encoding transcription factor bHLH68-like isoform X7, giving the protein MDRGLVHKSSPLVGEMGEAGHGWWSVNNLRPHFEQHHHPSLFMPSTTTATAAAPAPSSSSPLHSFSSLLLSNHYPLPTTSTSTWQQHDTSSSTTSHGQQGLAGQQDSWSQQLVQGGLAIIGEERYKEGQMLFPTTICSEAAGGSGSYLYSAAATASHGSSTSEEVQLPWGSVHQHHKALQQKAASSPRSSSITSTTFLGSNMLEFSNNCSSSPRECISTASGSAFKKARTQEPSPAQSTVKVRKEKLGDRITALHQLVSPFGKTDTASVLLEAIGYIRFLHSQIELLHDSALKKRGQPEPVLLDHDGSCEEGKDLRSRGLCLVPVSCTLAVGVDVVASPADYWAAAVPAFGMGFGG; this is encoded by the exons ATGGATAGGGGACTCGTCCACAAATCATCTCCTCTAGTGGGCGAGATGGGGGAGGCAGGCCATGGATGGTGGAGCGTGAATAATTTGAGGCCCCACTTTGAGCAGCACCACCATCCTTCTCTTTTCATGccgtccaccaccaccgccaccgcagcAGCACCAGCGCCGTCTTCTTCGTCCCCTCTCCATTCCTTCTCCTCGCTGCTGCTCTCGAATCACTACCCGCTGCCTACTACCAGCACGTCGACGTGGCAGCAGCATgacaccagcagcagcaccaccagccACGGTCAGCAGGGGCTCGCCGGCCAGCAGGATTCATGGAGCCAGCAGCTCGTACA AGGGGGATTGGCCATTATTGGGGAAGAGAGGTACAAGGAAGGGCAGATGCTGTTTCCAACTACAATTTGTTCAGAAGCTGCTGGAGGGAGCGGCAGCTACCtctacagcgccgccgccacggctaGCCATGGTAGCAGCACAAGCGAAGAGGTCCAATTGCCATGGGGAAGCGTCCACCAGCACCACAAGGCTCTGCAGCAGAAAGCAGCTTCCTCTCCGAGGTCTTCTTCCATAACGTCGACGACCTTCCTTGGGAGCAACATGCTGGAGTTCTCCAACAACTGCAGCAGTTCACCACGTGAG TGCATCAGCACAGCATCTGGATCAGCTTTCAAGAAGGCTAGGACCCAAGAACCCTCCCCGGCTCAATCTACTGTGAAg GTGAGGAAGGAGAAGCTAGGGGATCGAATAACTGCTCTTCACCAGCTTGTCTCTCCGTTTGGAAAG ACTGACACAGCGTCTGTACTCCTTGAAGCCATTGGGTACATCAGATTCCTTCATAGTCAAATTGAG CTCCTGCATGACAGTGCACTAAAAAAACGAGGACAGCCTGAGCCGGTACTACTCGATCAT GATGGAAGCTGTGAAGAAGGGAAGGATCTGAGGAGCAGGGGTCTATGCCTTGTCCCAGTGAGCTGCACGCTGGCCGTCGGAGTGGATGTGGTCGCCAGCCCAGCGGACTACTGGGCAGCAGCTGTGCCGGCTTTCGGCATGGGGTTTGGCGGGTAG
- the LOC120655381 gene encoding transcription factor bHLH68-like isoform X2 codes for MDRGLVHKSSPLVGEMGEAGHGWWSVNNLRPHFEQHHHPSLFMPSTTTATAAAPAPSSSSPLHSFSSLLLSNHYPLPTTSTSTWQQHDTSSSTTSHGQQGLAGQQDSWSQQLVQGGLAIIGEERYKEGQMLFPTTICSEAAGGSGSYLYSAAATASHGSSTSEEVQLPWGSVHQHHKALQQKAASSPRSSSITSTTFLGSNMLEFSNNCSSSPRECISTASGSAFKKARTQEPSPAQSTVKVRKEKLGDRITALHQLVSPFGKTDTASVLLEAIGYIRFLHSQIEALSSPYVGGSNGSGGGSKQKLHEASVHGERHIIFPEDPGQLLHDSALKKRGQPEPDGSCEEGKDLRSRGLCLVPVSCTLAVGVDVVASPADYWAAAVPAFGMGFGG; via the exons ATGGATAGGGGACTCGTCCACAAATCATCTCCTCTAGTGGGCGAGATGGGGGAGGCAGGCCATGGATGGTGGAGCGTGAATAATTTGAGGCCCCACTTTGAGCAGCACCACCATCCTTCTCTTTTCATGccgtccaccaccaccgccaccgcagcAGCACCAGCGCCGTCTTCTTCGTCCCCTCTCCATTCCTTCTCCTCGCTGCTGCTCTCGAATCACTACCCGCTGCCTACTACCAGCACGTCGACGTGGCAGCAGCATgacaccagcagcagcaccaccagccACGGTCAGCAGGGGCTCGCCGGCCAGCAGGATTCATGGAGCCAGCAGCTCGTACA AGGGGGATTGGCCATTATTGGGGAAGAGAGGTACAAGGAAGGGCAGATGCTGTTTCCAACTACAATTTGTTCAGAAGCTGCTGGAGGGAGCGGCAGCTACCtctacagcgccgccgccacggctaGCCATGGTAGCAGCACAAGCGAAGAGGTCCAATTGCCATGGGGAAGCGTCCACCAGCACCACAAGGCTCTGCAGCAGAAAGCAGCTTCCTCTCCGAGGTCTTCTTCCATAACGTCGACGACCTTCCTTGGGAGCAACATGCTGGAGTTCTCCAACAACTGCAGCAGTTCACCACGTGAG TGCATCAGCACAGCATCTGGATCAGCTTTCAAGAAGGCTAGGACCCAAGAACCCTCCCCGGCTCAATCTACTGTGAAg GTGAGGAAGGAGAAGCTAGGGGATCGAATAACTGCTCTTCACCAGCTTGTCTCTCCGTTTGGAAAG ACTGACACAGCGTCTGTACTCCTTGAAGCCATTGGGTACATCAGATTCCTTCATAGTCAAATTGAG GCTCTGAGCTCGCCGTACGTGGGCGGCAGCAACGGCAGTGGGGGTGGCTCCAAGCAGAAGCTCCACGAGGCCAGT GTGCACGGAGAAAGGCACATAATATTTCCAGAAGACCCTGGCCAG CTCCTGCATGACAGTGCACTAAAAAAACGAGGACAGCCTGAGCCG GATGGAAGCTGTGAAGAAGGGAAGGATCTGAGGAGCAGGGGTCTATGCCTTGTCCCAGTGAGCTGCACGCTGGCCGTCGGAGTGGATGTGGTCGCCAGCCCAGCGGACTACTGGGCAGCAGCTGTGCCGGCTTTCGGCATGGGGTTTGGCGGGTAG